A stretch of Heptranchias perlo isolate sHepPer1 chromosome 1, sHepPer1.hap1, whole genome shotgun sequence DNA encodes these proteins:
- the sh2d4a gene encoding SH2 domain-containing protein 4A isoform X1: MLQQILETMYIEPELLAELNEEQKQILFFKMRQEQIRRWKEKEEKLEQEERKPATKNGKSVNWLLAADNEVWVWVMGDGPGDKRYDQICDEIIAERARQQAQKEAGELRKEKEKELIRRFSVSLKREEKGVKDTLRQKEVEKKAEAEQATKAAAEHEQIQMELKQKEEEERRRQEEEIRHLEEERTQQLYINLKEAQEMVQKNEKEDPEWRESLRKSKAADERRRSIAKQARDDYKRLSLKAIERGKVSAISQNFQKPQLPVKPPVPPRRHAVNRKECDVRKDARHQKLSDNKQESIIRWFREQQIPLRAGYEKYCDVIAPWFHGIITRQEAEELLNKKGPGTFLIRISERMIGYCLSYRSSDGFKHFLIDSSKDSYTFFGVDQLQHVTLADLVEYHKDEPITLVGAELLLEPCGQCRDPPDYAYLFH; the protein is encoded by the exons ATGCTGCAGCAGATATTGGAGACCATGTACATTGAACCAGAGCTTCTGGCTGAACTAAATGAAGAACAAAAGCAGATACTGTTTTTTAAAATGAGACAGGAACAGATTCGAAGGTGgaaggaaaaggaagaaaaactGGAGCAGGAGGAAAGAAAGCCTGCAACAA AGAATGGGAAATCAGTCAACTGGTTGCTGGCAGCGGATAACGAGGTTTGGGTCTGGGTAATGGGTGATGGCCCAGGAGACAAACGCTACGACCAAATCTGTGATGAAATAATTGCAGAGAGAGCACGGCAACAGGCTCAAAAAGAGGCCGGAGAACTGAG gaaggagaaagaaaaggaaTTGATTCGAAGATTCTCCGTCTCACTTAAGAGGGAGGAAAAGGGTGTCAAGGATACCTTGAGACAGAAAGAGGTTGAGAAGAAAGCAGAAGCAGAGCAGGCCACAAAAGCAGCTGCTGAACATGAGCAAATCCAAATGGAACTAAAG CAAAAAGAGGAGGAAGAACGCAGGAGACAAGAAGAGGAGATCAGGCATCTGGAAGAGGAGAGAACCCAGCAGTTGTACATTAACTTGAAGGAAGCTCAAGAAATGGTGCAAAAGAATGAAAAGGAAGATCCAGAATGGCGGGAGAGTT TAAGGAAATCCAAGGCAGCCGATGAAAGGAGAAGGTCGATAGCTAAGCAGGCACGAGATGACTATAAACGTCTCTCTCTCAAGGCGATCGAGAGGGGGAAAGTGTCTGCAATTTCACAGAATTTCCAAAAGCCCCAGCTTCCGGTGAAGCCTCCCGTCCCACCACGTAGACACGCAGTTAATCGAAAGGAGTGTGATGTGAG AAAAGATGCAAGACACCAGAAACTGAGTGACAACAAACAGGAGAGCATCATCAGGTGGTTCAGAGAGCAGCAGATCCCACTTCGAGCGGGTTATGAAAAATACTGTGACGTCATAGCGCCCTGGTTTCACG GCATTATAACCAGGCAAGAGGCCGAGGAGCTTCTGAACAAGAAAGGACCAGGGACGTTTCTAATCCGCATCAGTGAGCGAATGATCGGGTATTGCCTGTCTTACCGAAGCAGTGACGGGTTCAAACACTTCCTGATTGACTCCTCTAAGGACTCGTACACCTTCTTTGGTGTAGACCAGTTGCAGCATGTGACACTAGCTGACCTGGTGGAGTATCACAAG GACGAGCCAATTACATTAGTGGGTGCTGAGCTCTTGCTTGAACCATGTGGCCAGTGCAGGGATCCTCCGGACTATGCCTATCTCTTCCACTGA
- the sh2d4a gene encoding SH2 domain-containing protein 4A isoform X2, with amino-acid sequence MRRHFLHGKLSLSGMHYLKENGKSVNWLLAADNEVWVWVMGDGPGDKRYDQICDEIIAERARQQAQKEAGELRKEKEKELIRRFSVSLKREEKGVKDTLRQKEVEKKAEAEQATKAAAEHEQIQMELKQKEEEERRRQEEEIRHLEEERTQQLYINLKEAQEMVQKNEKEDPEWRESLRKSKAADERRRSIAKQARDDYKRLSLKAIERGKVSAISQNFQKPQLPVKPPVPPRRHAVNRKECDVRKDARHQKLSDNKQESIIRWFREQQIPLRAGYEKYCDVIAPWFHGIITRQEAEELLNKKGPGTFLIRISERMIGYCLSYRSSDGFKHFLIDSSKDSYTFFGVDQLQHVTLADLVEYHKDEPITLVGAELLLEPCGQCRDPPDYAYLFH; translated from the exons atgaggagacattttttacaCGGCAAGTTAtcattatctggaatgcactacctgaaag AGAATGGGAAATCAGTCAACTGGTTGCTGGCAGCGGATAACGAGGTTTGGGTCTGGGTAATGGGTGATGGCCCAGGAGACAAACGCTACGACCAAATCTGTGATGAAATAATTGCAGAGAGAGCACGGCAACAGGCTCAAAAAGAGGCCGGAGAACTGAG gaaggagaaagaaaaggaaTTGATTCGAAGATTCTCCGTCTCACTTAAGAGGGAGGAAAAGGGTGTCAAGGATACCTTGAGACAGAAAGAGGTTGAGAAGAAAGCAGAAGCAGAGCAGGCCACAAAAGCAGCTGCTGAACATGAGCAAATCCAAATGGAACTAAAG CAAAAAGAGGAGGAAGAACGCAGGAGACAAGAAGAGGAGATCAGGCATCTGGAAGAGGAGAGAACCCAGCAGTTGTACATTAACTTGAAGGAAGCTCAAGAAATGGTGCAAAAGAATGAAAAGGAAGATCCAGAATGGCGGGAGAGTT TAAGGAAATCCAAGGCAGCCGATGAAAGGAGAAGGTCGATAGCTAAGCAGGCACGAGATGACTATAAACGTCTCTCTCTCAAGGCGATCGAGAGGGGGAAAGTGTCTGCAATTTCACAGAATTTCCAAAAGCCCCAGCTTCCGGTGAAGCCTCCCGTCCCACCACGTAGACACGCAGTTAATCGAAAGGAGTGTGATGTGAG AAAAGATGCAAGACACCAGAAACTGAGTGACAACAAACAGGAGAGCATCATCAGGTGGTTCAGAGAGCAGCAGATCCCACTTCGAGCGGGTTATGAAAAATACTGTGACGTCATAGCGCCCTGGTTTCACG GCATTATAACCAGGCAAGAGGCCGAGGAGCTTCTGAACAAGAAAGGACCAGGGACGTTTCTAATCCGCATCAGTGAGCGAATGATCGGGTATTGCCTGTCTTACCGAAGCAGTGACGGGTTCAAACACTTCCTGATTGACTCCTCTAAGGACTCGTACACCTTCTTTGGTGTAGACCAGTTGCAGCATGTGACACTAGCTGACCTGGTGGAGTATCACAAG GACGAGCCAATTACATTAGTGGGTGCTGAGCTCTTGCTTGAACCATGTGGCCAGTGCAGGGATCCTCCGGACTATGCCTATCTCTTCCACTGA